In the genome of Rhodoferax fermentans, one region contains:
- a CDS encoding TIGR00730 family Rossman fold protein, which translates to MKNICVYCGSNPGRLEAYADGARALAKALVDRDLGLVYGGASVGIMGLIANSVLQLGGRAVGVIPEALKRKEIEHTGLTELHVTRSMHERKTLMADLSDGFIALPGGIGTLEEIFEVWTWAQLGFHAKPCGLLNVAGYYDGLTTFLDHTVAEQFVRPGHRSTLMVEPTPDALLDRFASYQAPTVQKWVEKGQT; encoded by the coding sequence ATGAAGAATATTTGCGTTTATTGCGGCTCCAACCCCGGGCGACTTGAGGCCTATGCAGACGGTGCGCGGGCACTGGCCAAGGCCTTGGTAGACCGCGACCTGGGTCTGGTCTACGGCGGTGCCAGCGTGGGCATCATGGGGCTGATCGCCAACTCGGTGCTGCAGTTGGGCGGGCGCGCCGTGGGCGTGATTCCCGAAGCCCTCAAGCGCAAGGAGATCGAGCACACCGGGCTGACCGAGTTACATGTCACCCGCTCCATGCACGAGCGCAAAACCCTGATGGCCGACCTGTCCGACGGTTTCATTGCGCTGCCGGGCGGCATCGGCACGCTGGAAGAAATTTTCGAGGTCTGGACCTGGGCGCAACTGGGCTTTCATGCCAAACCCTGCGGCCTGCTCAATGTGGCGGGGTATTACGACGGTCTGACGACGTTTCTGGACCACACGGTGGCCGAGCAGTTCGTCCGGCCAGGACACCGCAGCACCTTGATGGTTGAACCCACACCCGACGCGCTGCTGGACCGTTTTGCCAGCTACCAGGCGCCCACCGTCCAGAAGTGGGTGGAGAAGGGTCAGACCTGA
- a CDS encoding Pathogenicity locus yields MPFPLEERRALLAVKGVGPTVVARLEQMGFESLAHLAKANALDIVSTAADIVGSTCWKNSPQARAAIQAAIALAQSRQG; encoded by the coding sequence ATGCCTTTCCCACTCGAAGAACGCAGAGCCTTGTTGGCCGTGAAAGGGGTTGGCCCCACGGTGGTCGCCCGGCTGGAGCAAATGGGCTTTGAATCATTGGCGCATCTGGCCAAAGCCAACGCGCTGGATATCGTTTCAACAGCCGCCGACATCGTTGGCTCCACCTGCTGGAAAAACAGCCCGCAGGCGCGGGCTGCGATACAGGCGGCCATCGCCCTGGCACAGTCACGCCAAGGCTGA
- a CDS encoding DUF1737 domain-containing protein has protein sequence MKPTPHTPTQPPDGLPTYRLLTGPDDATFCRRVSEALALGYQLYGSPAATFNGEKVIVAQAIIWPSVQQALSQH, from the coding sequence ATGAAGCCGACACCTCACACACCCACGCAACCACCTGACGGTTTACCCACCTATCGCTTGCTCACCGGCCCCGATGACGCGACGTTTTGCCGCCGCGTCAGTGAGGCGCTGGCGCTCGGTTACCAGCTTTATGGTTCACCTGCAGCCACCTTCAATGGCGAGAAGGTGATCGTGGCGCAAGCCATCATCTGGCCCAGCGTGCAGCAGGCCTTGTCACAACATTGA
- a CDS encoding RES family NAD+ phosphorylase — protein MAPLPYPPPKNSFREHLVPAGIWYRVHKYDASTGLYGPTQFNDTKRGNARFSPLVDSTGKVIPTIYAAKTVRGAIAEILLHDVPTPSTNYQHDWEKDKSGNHHLSRISLTDLSLVNLTTLGLRAAGLTVAEIFGTEKPDYPRTREWALHIWKTMPKAQGLHWMSVRDNTCEVVMLFGDRLKSNNIQDERDSKHVIHYEAELMTLLDDLGASLAGA, from the coding sequence ATGGCTCCACTGCCGTACCCACCTCCGAAAAACTCCTTTCGAGAACACTTAGTTCCTGCTGGCATTTGGTATCGAGTCCACAAATACGACGCAAGTACGGGCTTGTACGGGCCAACCCAATTCAATGACACAAAACGCGGAAATGCACGCTTTAGCCCTTTGGTCGATAGCACCGGCAAAGTCATCCCGACCATCTATGCCGCCAAGACAGTACGCGGGGCCATTGCCGAAATCCTTCTGCACGATGTGCCAACGCCATCTACGAACTATCAGCACGACTGGGAGAAGGATAAATCGGGCAATCACCACCTCTCGCGGATTTCGCTCACGGATTTGAGCCTCGTTAACTTGACCACTCTGGGCTTGCGTGCTGCAGGTCTGACTGTGGCTGAAATTTTTGGCACGGAAAAGCCTGATTACCCACGCACCCGAGAATGGGCGTTGCACATCTGGAAGACGATGCCAAAGGCGCAGGGCTTGCACTGGATGTCCGTGCGAGACAACACGTGTGAGGTTGTGATGTTGTTTGGGGATCGGCTGAAGAGTAACAACATCCAGGATGAAAGGGACTCCAAGCACGTCATTCACTACGAGGCAGAGTTGATGACGTTGCTGGACGATCTGGGTGCATCGTTAGCGGGAGCCTGA